The proteins below are encoded in one region of Helianthus annuus cultivar XRQ/B chromosome 2, HanXRQr2.0-SUNRISE, whole genome shotgun sequence:
- the LOC110927147 gene encoding transmembrane protein 45B — protein sequence MGTLVGHVAPGFGFLVIGLWHLLNHIKLHVQNPKTYHSLPWFPSTKIRYLELFLIMVGCTMSIAMELVIGPDRHQPFDTDGTIPSNHLHNFEHSFISLTFFVYAAFAIILDKFIPKAQYELTQLLASIAFGQQLLLFHLHSADHMGVEGQYHMLLQILILVSLITTLMGIGYKKNFVVSFIRSISIFFQGLWLMVMGFMLWTPSLIPKGCFLNLEEGHHVVRCHGDEALERAKSLVNIQFSWYLICVTIFAMSLYLAMHKMNEGRIEYQSLTKYDQYQEQLDEDIEAQKKTIKLDESKSFLSMEKSFAPVDMER from the coding sequence ATGGGCACTTTGGTGGGACATGTTGCACCAGGATTTGGTTTTCTTGTAATTGGTCTATGGCACCTTCTTAACCATATTAAACTTCATGTTCAAAATCCCAAAACCTACCATTCTTTACCATGGTTTCCCTccacaaaaataaggtatttgGAACTTTTCTTGATTATGGTTGGTTGCACCATGTCCATAGCCATGGAGCTAGTCATCGGGCCGGATCGCCACCAACCCTTTGACACGGATGGCACTATTCCATCCAATCATCTACACAACTTTGAGCACTCATTCATTTCCTTGACATTTTTTGTCTACGCCGCTTTCGCGATAATACTAGACAAGTTTATACCCAAAGCCCAATATGAATTGACTCAATTACTTGCAAGTATCGCGTTCGGGCAACAGCTTCTCCTCTTCCACCTTCACTCGGCGGATCACATGGGCGTCGAAGGGCAATATCATATGCTTCTACAAATACTCATTCTTGTTTCTCTCATCACTACACTTATGGGCATTGGTTATAAGAAAAACTTTGTAGTTAGCTTCATAAGGTCCATTAGCATATTCTTTCAAGGTCTTTGGCTCATGGTCATGGGTTTCATGCTTTGGACACCAAGCTTGATTCCTAAAGGTTGCTTCTTGAACTTGGAAGAAGGTCACCATGTAGTTCGATGTCACGGGGATGAAGCCTTAGAACGTGCTAAATCGTTAGTGAATATTCAATTTAGTTGGTATTTAATATGTGTGACAATTTTCGCGATGTCATTATATTTAGCTATGCATAAAATGAACGAAGGAAGAATTGAGTACCAATCGCTAACAAAGTACGATCAATATCAAGAACAATTGGATGAAGACATTGAGGCtcaaaagaaaacaataaaactCGACGAATCAAAAAGCTTTCTTTCAATGGAGAAATCTTTCGCCCCCGTCGACATGGAAAGGTAA
- the LOC110907737 gene encoding dirigent protein 22, translating into MANLLSLFTLSLLTTMSLTIPAAGHFWKSVKNKPFKLGTAKLSRFQFYWHDIQSGSNPTTINIIKPPPRNTSSTTGFGIVNMIDDPLTDRPDNGSRMLGRAQGFYGLVSQEEYVLLMSMTFVFTTGRYSGSTLTVLGRNPVFQKVREMPVIGGTGLFRFARGYVHATTHTFNMQTRDAIVRYNVYVLHY; encoded by the coding sequence ATGGCCAACTTATTGTCCCTCTTTACTCTTTCTCTTCTCACCACCATGTCACTAACCATTCCGGCCGCGGGACACTTTTGGAAATCCGTCAAAAACAAACCATTTAAGCTCGGAACAGCTAAACTAAGCCGCTTTCAATTCTACTGGCACGACATCCAAAGCGGATCAAACCCGACCACCATTAACATCATCAAACCACCACCTAGaaacacctcatccaccaccggATTCGGCATTGTTAACATGATAGATGACCCATTGACGGATAGGCCCGATAATGGTTCAAGGATGTTGGGCCGGGCCCAAGGGTTTTACGGGCTGGTTTCGCAAGAGGAATATGTGTTGTTAATGTCGATGACGTTTGTGTTTACGACCGGGAGGTATAGTGGGAGCACGTTGACGGTGTTGGGGCGGAATCCGGTGTTTCAGAAGGTGAGGGAAATGCCGGTGATCGGCGGTACCGGGCTGTTTAGGTTTGCTAGAGGGTATGTTCATGCGACCACTCATACATTCAATATGCAAACACGAGATGCTATTGTTAGGTATAATGTTTATGTGTTACATTATTGA